A region of Lichenibacterium dinghuense DNA encodes the following proteins:
- a CDS encoding cytochrome P450: MTGDDMPDGLTTTAPAAEPTALVESRMTTLGVLARLVRDPLTSVPPEAYAAPLVRARFAGGQRLYLVDPPLIQDALVRHADDLAKTSDVGRVLGPALGQGLLTAEGAHWRWQRRGAAPAFAPGRLGAFLPAMIAAAEAMTRRWASLGDGAEVDVGHETSVTTLDIIVATMLPGGGDLDVARIVRSVSDYLAPAGWMFACAMLGLPGWMPHPGRRRAMAAARSFQGAMRREVARRRAEPGAADDLVAALLGAADPETGRAMTDDELADNIATFVMAGHETTAVALAWSLHLLSRHPEHEARLVAEVEAVTGGGPVRPEHVERLAFARAVFEEACRLYPPAPIIGRGVRRGFRLGPARAEEGSVLIVPIHALHRNRLLWDQPERFDPERFMPERTRTRHRYSFMPFGAGPRVCIGAGFATLEAVAVLAVVLRAFRLESAGAEPHATMHVTLRPDRPIRMRVRRR, translated from the coding sequence GTGACGGGGGACGATATGCCGGACGGCCTGACCACTACCGCCCCCGCCGCCGAGCCGACCGCCCTCGTCGAGAGCCGCATGACGACGCTCGGCGTGCTGGCCCGGCTGGTGCGCGATCCGCTCACCTCCGTCCCGCCCGAAGCCTATGCGGCGCCGCTCGTGCGGGCCCGCTTCGCCGGCGGGCAGAGGCTCTACCTCGTCGACCCGCCCCTGATCCAGGACGCGCTGGTGCGCCACGCCGACGACCTCGCCAAGACGTCCGACGTCGGACGGGTGCTCGGCCCCGCGCTCGGCCAGGGCCTGCTCACCGCCGAGGGCGCGCATTGGCGATGGCAGCGGCGGGGCGCGGCCCCCGCCTTCGCGCCCGGCCGGCTCGGCGCCTTTCTGCCCGCCATGATCGCCGCCGCCGAAGCTATGACCCGGCGCTGGGCGAGCCTCGGCGACGGCGCCGAGGTGGACGTCGGCCACGAGACCTCGGTGACGACCCTCGACATCATCGTCGCCACGATGCTGCCCGGCGGCGGTGACCTCGACGTCGCCCGCATCGTCCGCAGCGTGTCCGACTACCTCGCCCCGGCCGGGTGGATGTTCGCATGCGCCATGCTGGGACTGCCGGGCTGGATGCCGCACCCCGGCCGGCGCCGGGCGATGGCTGCGGCGCGCTCCTTCCAGGGCGCCATGCGGCGCGAGGTGGCGCGGCGCAGGGCAGAGCCGGGTGCGGCCGACGACCTCGTGGCGGCGCTGCTCGGCGCCGCCGACCCCGAAACCGGCCGCGCCATGACGGACGACGAGCTGGCCGACAACATCGCCACCTTCGTCATGGCCGGGCACGAGACCACCGCGGTCGCACTCGCCTGGTCGCTGCACCTCCTATCGCGGCACCCCGAGCACGAGGCGCGGCTCGTGGCCGAGGTCGAGGCCGTCACCGGGGGCGGCCCGGTCCGACCCGAGCACGTCGAGCGCCTCGCCTTCGCGCGCGCCGTCTTCGAGGAGGCGTGCCGCCTCTACCCGCCGGCGCCCATCATCGGCCGAGGGGTGCGGCGCGGCTTCCGGCTCGGGCCGGCGCGGGCCGAGGAGGGCTCCGTGCTGATCGTGCCCATCCACGCGCTGCACCGCAACCGCCTGCTGTGGGACCAGCCGGAGCGCTTCGACCCCGAGCGCTTCATGCCGGAGCGGACCAGAACGCGCCACCGCTACAGCTTCATGCCCTTCGGGGCCGGGCCGCGCGTGTGCATCGGCGCGGGCTTCGCGACGCTGGAGGCCGTCGCGGTGCTGGCGGTGGTGCTGCGCGCCTTCAGGCTGGAATCTGCCGGCGCCGAACCCCACGCGACCATGCACGTGACGCTGCGTCCCGACCGGCCGATCCGCATGCGGGTGAGGCGGCGGTGA